In Phaseolus vulgaris cultivar G19833 chromosome 10, P. vulgaris v2.0, whole genome shotgun sequence, a single genomic region encodes these proteins:
- the LOC137817586 gene encoding uncharacterized protein, which translates to MDREVFRNKKVFVMPGQRLTFAQALGNTCDIPLSQLPTPYIKGGMVVVRVDEAYYLTGLEDCKTHLHNQVILSKGDKPLTQLDLTKKLQLVWKALRPLKAIPLGKGFYEFEFASLEYMRWALGMGSLQLSPSFMRLFAWIKDFVPATMKSTKTRDWVRIYHLPLEYWRPTTIFSITRGLGNPLFLDDHTTRKNRVFFARVLVDIDMLSPSS; encoded by the coding sequence ATGGATCGAGAAGTGTTCCGTAATAAGAAAGTGTTTGTTATGCCAGGCCAAAGGTTGACTTTTGCTCAGGCTTTGGGAAATAcatgtgacattcctttgtccCAACTACCTACTCCTTATATTAAGGGAGGCATGGTTGTTGTCCGAGTTGATGAGGCATATTACTTGACTGGTCTTGAGGATTGCAAGACCCATTTACACAATCAGGTTATTCTATCTAAGGGGGATAAACCTCTCACACAACttgatttaactaaaaagttgcaaCTGGTGTGGAAGGCTCTCAGACCATTGAAAGCAATTCCTCTTGGGAAGGGtttctatgagtttgagttcgctTCTTTAGAATACATGCGATGGGCCCTCGGGATGGGTTCATTGCAGTTATCTCCTAGTTTCATGAGATTGTTTGCCTGGATAAAAGACTTTGTTCCAGCTACTATGAAGAGTACTAAAACTCGAGACTGGGTTAGAATTTACCATTTACCTTTGGAGTATTGGAGACCAACGACAATATTTTCCATCACCAGAGGTCTTGGTAACCCTTTGTTTTTGGATGATCATACAACGAGAAAGAATAGGGTTTTTTTTGCTAGAGTGTTGGTGGATATTGATATGTTGTCCCCCTCTTCCTGA